The Patagioenas fasciata isolate bPatFas1 chromosome 35, bPatFas1.hap1, whole genome shotgun sequence genome has a window encoding:
- the LOC136114322 gene encoding uncharacterized protein isoform X3, with protein MGRWGALGGTGRELATGHRELGGTGKTLGWNWEALGRHWGALRGTGGHWEGTGNWSQGTERELGDTGSYWEALGTGNGELGGTGGHWEGLGTVGCTGNWGLWDELGTVGCTGDWEPGTGRALGTGHRALGGTGQHWSHCWVPHGPPRAPDAWVPPHPLRPSPVGLLGPPSAAPFPVRLSGGPGRCAGRVELLHAGTWGTVCDDGWDARDAAVTCRQLGCGAALAAPGGAWFGEGTGPVWLSELRCRGHEERLERCRHRGWRPHVCAHREDAGVVCQGQHFQPIDDIESLWTPTVPTRVTTEPGPGGSPLLRLVGGPGRCAGRLELQHGGLWGTVCDDLWGLAAARVVCAQLGCGDPIAAPRGAFFGEGTGPVWLDDVRCRGDEGSLVECAAAPWGVSDCGHGEDAAVVCADELLPIDPHPMDPPPLPLWVSPPNWMSPPTRVSPPHTDVSPTSPGATRPKVGQEPGDTKKFDVGQGTGGGTRLKTGRDPGDTRSKVGRDPGDTRSKMGPDPVDTRSKMGQDPGGTRSKVGQDTGDSSSKMGRDPGDSRSNMGQDPGGTRSKMGQGPGDTRSKMGQDPGDTRSKMGQGPGDTRSKMGQDPGDTRSKVGRDPGDTRSKMGQDPVDTRSKVGRDPGDTRSKMGQDTGDTRSKVGQGPGDTRSKMGQDTGDTRSKVGQGPGDTRSKMGQDPGDTRSNMGQDPGGTRSKMGQDPRVTRYNMRQDPVGTRSKMGQDPGDTRSKVGRDPGDTRAKMGRDPSDTRSKVGQDPGGTRSNMGQDPRVARYKVGQDPGDTRSKMRQDPVDTRSKMGQGPGGTRSKVGQGPGDTRSKVGQDPGGTRSKVGQGPGDTRSKVGQGPGDTRSKMGQGPGDPTRSKPGRAPVVTPRVARPIAGRGPMNPSRTTQPKAERVLAAATQSSRKPMGRGAVGTLLAKVKARSGPAGVTQRGPSGAAQAGVGQEVVGTTTMATTMGVPGGGAMWGNQKLGEHGPEDSMRSTSSPSEPGPEGSMMITHPTTEPGPEGSMVTTHPTTEPGPEGSVMSTSSPSEPGPEDSMMSTSSPSEPGPEGSMVTTRPTAEPGPEGSMMSTSSPSEPGPEGSMMSTSSPSEPGSEGLMMTTAEPGPEGSMMSTSSPSEPGPEGSMVTTRPTAEPGPEGSMMSTSSPSEPGPEGSMVTTRPTAEPGPEGSMMSTSSPSEPGPEGLMMTTAEPGPEGSMMSTSSPAEPGPEGSMVTTHPPSEPGPDGATWGTRPTAEPGAEDSTMSTHPEEPGLDGATWRTHLGDEPDPEGSTMSTRPTAEPGPEGSMVTTRPISEPGPEGPMMSTSSPSEPGPEGPMMSTSSPSEPGPEGPMMSTSSPSEPGPQGPMMSTSSPFEPGPEGATWSTYPIEEPGPEGATLRTRLGEEPDPEGSMMSTSPTSEPGPEGSMVSTSSPSEPGPEGSVMTTRPTAEPGPEGPMMSTSSPSEPGPEGSVMTTRPTAEPGPEGPMMSTSSPSEPGPEGLMMTTAEPGPEGSMMSTSSPAEAGPEGSMVTTHPPSEPGPDGATWGTRPTAEPGAEDSMMSTHPEEPGLDGATWRTRLGEEPDPEGSMMSTSPTSEPGPEGSVVSTSSPSEPGPEGSVMITRPTAEPGPEGPMMSTSSPSEPGPEGSVMTTRPTAEPGPEGPMMSTSSPSEPGQDGATLRTRLGDEPGPEGSMVTTRPTAEPGPEGPMMSTSSPAEPGPEGATWSTHPIEEPGPEGSMRSTSSPLEPDQDGATLRTRLGDKPDPEVSMMTTRPTSEPGPEGSMMTTRPISEPGLDGATWITRPTVEPGPEASMVTTHPTAEPGPEGPMMSTSSPSEPGPEGSVMTTPPTAEPIPEGSMVTTAETGSGSSMMSTSSPAETGPEGSTTTRAEPGPEGSLMTRTEPSPEGSMMSTSSPSEPGLEGPMMSTSSPSEPGLEGPMMSTSSPSEPGLEGPMMSTSSPSEPGPEGPMMSTSSPSEPGPEGSMMTTHPTAEPVPEGSMLTTAEPGPGSSMMNTSSPSEPGPEGSTMSTHSPSEPGQDGATLRTRPTAEQGPEGSMMTTRPTAEPGPEGPMMSTGSSSEPGPEGSMMSTRPTADLDGTSGSISGSGFRFPRPLLALLRELRGLRGEVRALTAELRHFRGGAWPHVTPPPRIESGGGGRGRDPCDLCDPCDPLSE; from the exons ATGGGgcgctggggggcactgggaggtactgggagggaactggcaACTGGTCAcagggaactgggaggcactgggaagacgctgggatggaactgggaggcactgggaagacACTGGGGGGCATTGagaggcactggggggcactgggagggcactgggaactGGTCACAGGGCACTGAGAGggaactgggggacactgggagctactgggaggcactgggaactGGTAAtggggaactgggaggcactggggggcactgggagggactgggaactGTGGGATGTACTGGGAACTGGGGACTGTGGGATGAACTGGGGACTGTGGGATGTACTGGGGATTGGGAACCGggaactgggagggcactgggaactggtcacagggcactgggagggactggtcaGCACTGGTCCCACTGCTGGGTGCCCCATGGGCCCCCCcgagccccggacgcctgggtcccccctcacccTCTCCGCCCGTCTCCAGTGGGGCTGCTGGGACCTCCCAGTGCAG CCCCGTTCCCGGTGCGGCTGTCGGGCGGCCCCGGGCGCTGCGCGGGACGCGTGGAGCTGCTGCACGCGGGGACGTGGGGGACGGTGTGCGACGACGGGTGGGACGCGCGGGACGCGGCGGTGACGTGCCGGCAGCTGGGCTGCGGGGCCGCGCTGGCCGCCCCCGGGGGCGCCTGGTTCGGCGAGGGGACGGGGCCGGTGTGGCTGAGCGAGCTGCGGTGCCGCGGCCACGAGGAGCGGCTGGAGCGGTGCCGGCACCGCGGGTGGCGCCCGCACGTCTGCGCGCACCGGGAGGACGCGGGGGTCGTGTGCCAGG GTCAGCATTTCCAGCCCATCGATGACATCGAGAGCCTCTGGACGCCCACGGTGCCAACCAGGGTCACCACGGAGCCCGGGCCGGGGG gtTCCCCCCTATTGCGCCTGGTTGGGGGTCCCGGTCGCTGCGCCGGGCGCCTGGAGCTGCAGcacggggggctgtggggcacggTGTGCGACGACCTGTGGGGTCTGGCGGCCGCCAGGGTGGTCTGCGCCCAATTAGGCTGCGGGGACCCCATCGCCGCCCCCCGCGGAGCCTTTTTCGGGGAGGGGACGGGGCCCGTGTGGTTGGACGACGTGCGGTGCCGCGGGGACGAGGGGTCGCTCGTGGAGTGCGCGGCGGCGCCATGGGGGGTCAGCGACTGCGGGCACGGGGAGGACGCGGCCGTGGTGTGCGCGG ATGAGCtgctccccattgacccccaccccATGGATCCCCCTCCCCTCCCGCTGTGGGTGTCACCCCCCAACTGGATGTCACCCCCCACCCGGGTGTCCCCACCCCACACAG atgtgtccccaacgtccccagggGCCACCAGACCCAAGGTGGGACAGGAACCAGGTGACACCAAGAAGTTCGATGTGGGACAAGGTACAGGTGGTGGCACCAGACTCAAGACGGGACGAGATCCAGGTGACACCAGATCTAAAGTGGGACGAGATCCAGGTGACACCAGGTCCAAGATGGGACCAGATCCAGTTGACACCAGGTCCAAGATGGGACAAGATCCTGGTGGCACCAGGTCCAAGGTGGGACAAGATACAGGTGACAGCAGCTCCAAGATGGGACGAGATCCAGGTGACAGCAGGTCCAACATGGGACAAGATCCTGGTGGCACCAGGTCCAAGATGGGACAAGGTCCAGGTGACACCAGGTCCAAGATGGGACAAGATCCTGGTGACACCAGGTCCAAGATGGGACAAGGTCCAGGTGACACCAGGTCCAAGATGGGACAAGATCCTGGTGACACCAGATCTAAAGTGGGACGAGATCCAGGTGACACCAGGTCAAAGATGGGACAAGATCCAGTTGACACCAGATCTAAAGTGGGACGAGATCCAGGTGACACCAGATCCAAGATGGGACAAGATACAGGTGACACCAGATCTAAAGTGGGACAAGGTCCAGGTGACACCAGGTCCAAGATGGGACAAGATACAGGTGACACCAGATCTAAAGTGGGACAAGGTCCAGGTGACACCAGATCCAAGATGGGACAAGATCCAGGTGACACCAGGTCCAACATGGGACAAGATCCTGGTGGCACCAGGTCCAAGATGGGACAAGATCCCCGTGTCACAAGGTACAACATGCGACAAGATCCAGTTGGCACCAGGTCCAAGATGGGACAAGATCCTGGTGACACCAGATCTAAAGTGGGACGAGATCCAGGTGACACTAGGGCTAAGATGGGACGAGATCCAAGTGACACCAGATCTAAAGTGGGACAAGATCCAGGTGGCACCAGGTCCAACATGGGACAAGATCCACGTGTCGCCAGGTACAAGGTGGGACAAGATCCAGGTGACACCAGATCCAAGATGAGACAAGACCCAGTTGACACCAGGTCCAAGATGGGACAAGGTCCTGGTGGCACCAGGTCCAAGGTGGGACAAGGTCCTGGTGACACCAGATCCAAGGTGGGACAAGATCCAGGTGGCACCAGGTCCAAGGTGGGACAAGGTCCTGGTGACACCAGGTCCAAGGTGGGACAAGGTCCTGGTGACACCAGATCCAAGATGGGACAAGGTCCAGGTGACCCCACCAGGTCCAAGCCGGGACGGGCTCCAGTTGTCACCCCCCGTGTCGCCCGTCCCATTGCAGGACGGGGTCCCATGAACCCATCACGGACCACCCAGCCCAAGGCCGAGCGGGTCCTGGCAGCTGCCACCCAGAGCTCCAGGAAACCAATGGGACGGGGGGCGGTTGGGACCTTGTTGGCCAAGGTCAAGGCCAGGAGTGGTCCGGCCGGTGTCACCCAACGGGGTCCCAGTGGAGCTGCTCAGGCTGGGGTGGGACAGGAGGTGGTTGGGaccaccaccatggccaccaccatgggggtcccaggaggtGGCGCCATGTGGGGTAACCAGAAGCTGGGAGAACATGGTCCAGAAGATTCCATGAGGAGCACAAGTTCTCCATcagaaccaggtccagaaggTTCCATGATGATCACACATCCCACCAcagaaccaggtccagaaggTTCCATGGTGACCACACATCCCACCAcagaaccaggtccagaaggttccgtgatgagcacaagttctccatcagaaccaggtccagaagattccatgatgagcacaagttctccatcagaaccaggtccagaaggTTCCATGGTGACCACACGTCCCACAGcagaaccaggtccagaaggTTCCATGATGAGCACAAGCTCTCCATcagaaccaggtccagaaggTTCCATGATGAGCACAAGTTCTCCATCAGAACCAGGTTCAGAAGGTTTGATGATGACCACAGcagaaccaggtccagaaggttccatgatgagcacaagttctccatcagaaccaggtccagaaggTTCCATGGTGACCACACGTCCCACAGcagaaccaggtccagaaggttccatgatgagcacaagttctccatcagaaccaggtccagaaggTTCCATGGTGACCACACGTCCCACAGcagaaccaggtccagaaggttccatgatgagcacaagttctccatcagaaccaggtccagaaggTTTGATGATGACCACAGcagaaccaggtccagaaggttccatgatgagcacaagttctccagcagaaccaggtccagaaggTTCCATGGTGACCACACATCCTCCATCAGAACCAGGTCCAGATGGTGCCACATGGGGCACACGTCCCACAGCAGAACCAGGTGCAGAAGATTCAACGATGAGCACACATCCTGAAGAACCAGGTCTAGATGGTGCCACATGGAGGACACATCTTGGAGATGAACCTGATCCAGAAGGTTCCACAATGAGCACACGTCCCACAGcagaaccaggtccagaaggTTCCATGGTGACCACACGTCCCATATcagaaccaggtccagaaggtcccatgatgagcacaagttctccatcagaaccaggtccagaaggtcccatgatgagcacaagttctccatcagaaccaggtccagaaggTCCCATGATGAGCACAAGTTCTCCATCAGAACCAGGTCCACAAGGTCCCATGATGAGCACAAGTTCTCCATTCGAACCAGGTCCAGAAGGTGCCACATGGAGTACATATCCCATAGAAGAACCAGGTCCAGAAGGTGCCACATTGAGGACACGTCTTGGAGAGGAACCTGATCCAGAAGGTTCCATGATGAGCACAAGTCCAACATCAGAACCTGGTCCAGAAGGGTCCATGGTGAGCACAAGTTCTCCATcagaaccaggtccagaaggTTCTGTGATGACCACACGTCCCACAGcagaaccaggtccagaaggacccatgatgagcacaagttctccatcagaaccaggtccagaaggTTCTGTGATGACCACACGTCCCACAGcagaaccaggtccagaaggacccatgatgagcacaagttctccatcagaaccaggtccagaaggTTTGATGATGACCACAGcagaaccaggtccagaaggTTCCATGATGAGCACAAGTTCTCCAGCAGAAGCAGGTCCAGAAGGTTCCATGGTGACCACACATCCTCCATCAGAACCAGGTCCAGATGGTGCCACATGGGGCACACGTCCCACAGCAGAACCAGGTGCAGAAGATTCAATGATGAGCACACATCCTGAAGAACCAGGTCTAGATGGTGCCACATGGAGGACACGTCTTGGAGAGGAACCTGATCCAGAAGGTTCCATGATGAGCACAAGTCCAACATCAGAACCTGGTCCAGAAGGGTCCGTGGTGAGCACAAGTTCTCCATcagaaccaggtccagaaggTTCTGTGATGATCACACGTCCCACAGcagaaccaggtccagaaggacccatgatgagcacaagttctccatcagaaccaggtccagaaggTTCTGTGATGACCACACGTCCCACAGcagaaccaggtccagaaggACCCATGATGAGCACAAGTTCTCCATCAGAACCTGGTCAGGATGGTGCCACATTGAGGACGCGTCTTGGAGATGAACCTGGTCCAGAAGGTTCCATGGTGACCACACGTCCCACGGcagaaccaggtccagaaggtcccatgatgagcacaagttctccagcagaaccaggtccagaaggTGCCACATGGAGTACACATCCCATAGAAGAACCGGGTCCAGAAGGTTCCATGAGGAGCACAAGTTCTCCATTAGAACCTGATCAGGATGGTGCCACATTGAGGACACGTCTTGGAGATAAACCTGATCCAGAAGTTTCCATGATGACCACACGTCCCACATcagaaccaggtccagaaggTTCCATGATGACCACACGTCCCATATCAGAACCAGGTCTAGATGGTGCCACATGGATCACACGTCCCACAGTAGAACCAGGTCCAGAAGCTTCCATGGTGACCACACATCCCACAGcagaaccaggtccagaaggTCCCATGATGAGCACAAGCTCTCCATcagaaccaggtccagaaggTTCCGTGATGACCACACCTCCCACAGCAGAACCCATTCCAGAAGGTTCCATGGTGACCACAGCAGAAACAGGTTCAGGAAGTTCCATGATGAGCACAAGTTCTCCAGCAGAAACAGGTCCAGAAGGTTCCACGACGACCAGAGcagaaccaggtccagaaggTTCCTTGATGACCAGAACAGAACCAAGTCCAGAAGGTTCCATGATGAGCACAAGTTCTCCATCAGAACCAGGTCTAGAAGGTCCCATGATGAGCACAAGTTCTCCATCAGAACCAGGTCTAGAAGGTCCCATGATGAGCACAAGTTCTCCATCAGAACCAGGTCTAGAAGGTCCCATGATGAGCACAAGTTCTCCATCAGAACCAG gtccagaaggtcccatgatgagcacaagttctccgtcagaaccaggtccagaaggTTCCATGATGACCACACATCCCACAGCAGAACCCGTTCCAGAAGGTTCCATGTTGACCACAGCAGAACCAGGTCCAGGAAGTTCCATGATGAACACAAGTTCTCCATcagaaccaggtccagaaggTTCCACGATGAGCACACATTCTCCATCAGAACCTGGTCAGGATGGTGCCACATTGAGGACACGTCCCACAGCAGAACAAGGTCCAGAAGGCTCCATGATGACCACACGTCCCACAGcagaaccaggtccagaaggTCCCATGATGAGCACAGGTTCTTCATcagaaccaggtccagaaggTTCCATGATGAGCACACGTCCCACAGCAGATCTGGACG GAACGTCGGGTTCCATTTCCGGTTCCGGTTTCCGGTTCCCGCGCCCCCTGCTGGCGCTGCTGCGGGAgctgcgggggctgcggggggaggtGCGCGCGCTCACGGCCGAGCTGCGTCACTTCCGGGGCGGGGCCTGGCCGCACGTGACCCCGCCCCCCAGAATTGAGTCGGGGGGTGGTGGGAGGGGTCGTGACCCCTGTGACCTctgtgacccctgtgaccccctgagCGAATAA